Proteins co-encoded in one Campylobacter jejuni genomic window:
- a CDS encoding PDZ domain-containing protein — protein sequence MKKILIICMLFTLSFGIERPKFEDFLAGYERNKASMLNYEGMPAFALSENLLAVLKQPNTKLNKYVKYDPFLNLYLVRTDFSLIPTPMGDEEKLTRNDWVGIWDPNKPYIGHIKYLAQNIDEKDQLDFNSKIGLLGTPCCEMMGIALNNSSFIGNRYLKHFMKYNDVYWGDIGVDFVIRENKIYVNNVRKNPQFLINDQVISVDGLPANDLRKLNEKILFADRGSTLYFQVLRDNMDLNISTEVFAKDLSKFNLPDSKPKPKITNFTSNLGLTVNTSLVVTKIDPKSKASNAGFMVGDKILRVNNIILNNFKELQNILSAGNDFSILIERKSTKLPLSNFNNELGGNANSGGDGKFQFFIRLTK from the coding sequence ATGAAAAAAATTTTAATTATTTGTATGCTTTTTACTTTGTCTTTTGGTATAGAAAGACCTAAATTTGAAGATTTTTTAGCAGGTTATGAAAGAAATAAGGCAAGCATGCTTAACTATGAAGGAATGCCAGCTTTTGCACTCAGTGAAAATTTACTTGCTGTGTTAAAACAGCCTAATACTAAGCTTAACAAATATGTAAAATACGATCCATTTTTAAATTTATACCTTGTAAGAACTGACTTTAGCCTAATCCCTACTCCTATGGGTGATGAAGAAAAACTTACTCGTAATGATTGGGTTGGAATTTGGGATCCTAATAAACCCTATATAGGACATATTAAGTATTTAGCTCAAAATATTGATGAAAAAGATCAACTTGATTTTAATTCTAAAATAGGACTTTTAGGGACTCCGTGCTGTGAAATGATGGGGATTGCTTTAAATAATAGCTCTTTTATAGGCAATCGCTATTTAAAACATTTTATGAAATATAACGATGTTTATTGGGGGGATATTGGCGTTGATTTTGTTATTCGAGAAAATAAAATTTATGTTAACAATGTAAGAAAAAATCCACAATTTTTAATCAACGATCAAGTTATAAGTGTTGATGGCTTGCCCGCCAATGATTTAAGAAAACTCAATGAAAAAATTCTTTTTGCAGATCGCGGAAGCACTCTTTATTTTCAAGTGTTGCGTGATAATATGGATTTAAATATTTCTACTGAAGTTTTTGCAAAAGATTTGAGCAAATTTAACCTTCCTGATTCTAAACCAAAACCAAAAATTACAAATTTCACAAGCAATCTTGGTTTAACGGTTAATACTAGTCTTGTTGTAACCAAAATAGATCCAAAATCAAAAGCATCAAATGCAGGATTTATGGTAGGAGATAAAATTTTACGCGTTAATAATATTATTTTAAATAATTTTAAAGAATTACAAAATATTTTAAGTGCTGGTAATGACTTTAGCATCTTAATTGAACGCAAAAGTACTAAATTACCTTTATCAAATTTCAACAATGAACTAGGCGGAAATGCCAACTCAGGTGGCGATGGTAAATTTCAATTTTTCATAAGGCTTACTAAGTGA
- the dnaG gene encoding DNA primase, with protein sequence MITKESIENLSQRLNIVDIIENYIEVKKQGSSFVCICPFHADKNPSMHINPTKGFYHCFACKAGGDAFKFVMDYEKLSFADAVEKVASLSNFTLSYTKEKQENKKELKSILPSLNAYFKDNLKHHKEILTYLYQRALNDKDIAKFELGFAGASEDSIRLLQNQKIPLEDAMSVGALKKDENNEFYASFIWRITFPIYDHKDLLVGFGGRTLNPNAPAKYVNSPQNILFDKSRIFYAFNIAKENIAKKKEIIVCEGYMDAIAFHKAGFNNAVAVLGTALTEHHLPLIRRYDAKVILCFDNDEAGLKAATRSAFLLSTNKIDGKVAILQGGKDPAELVAKNESAKLHNILDEGIELGEFYIRRLISTHSIISALDKQKALETIQKFTFNLEPLVANSYTSLVSNLLKVDEKFIVLSQNSKKTIQTPLISQNKYNFPKEKIHIAELELIAFLKQHPDICNDFKQISDSVCFKHKILLDKILEKKGYEDSDIREFENKNIRKNLNYSEFLLGICKVNLAFLNNVKIKNSTLALKKQLFTLIDKNLNLLIKNLNTEELNNFLKEYLSFLKYEKNEEILQQSFRNLNGIFGNKNFTAYDLGFSIQNNDEPF encoded by the coding sequence ATGATAACTAAAGAAAGTATAGAAAATTTATCCCAAAGACTTAATATTGTTGATATTATAGAAAATTATATTGAAGTAAAAAAACAAGGCTCTAGTTTTGTATGTATCTGTCCTTTTCATGCAGATAAAAACCCGTCTATGCATATCAATCCTACCAAAGGTTTTTATCATTGTTTTGCTTGCAAAGCTGGTGGAGATGCTTTTAAATTTGTAATGGATTATGAAAAATTAAGTTTTGCCGATGCAGTTGAAAAAGTTGCAAGCCTTAGTAATTTTACTTTGAGTTATACAAAAGAAAAACAAGAAAACAAAAAAGAGCTAAAGTCTATACTACCAAGCTTAAATGCGTATTTTAAAGATAATCTCAAACACCACAAAGAAATTTTAACCTATCTTTACCAAAGAGCTTTAAATGACAAAGATATAGCCAAATTCGAATTAGGTTTTGCAGGAGCAAGTGAAGATAGTATAAGATTATTGCAAAATCAAAAAATTCCTTTAGAAGATGCTATGAGTGTTGGAGCTTTAAAAAAAGATGAAAATAATGAATTTTACGCAAGTTTTATATGGCGTATCACCTTTCCAATCTACGATCATAAAGACTTATTGGTAGGGTTTGGAGGGCGCACTTTAAATCCCAATGCACCGGCAAAGTATGTAAATTCACCCCAAAATATACTTTTTGATAAAAGTAGAATTTTTTATGCTTTTAACATCGCTAAAGAAAATATAGCCAAAAAAAAAGAAATAATAGTATGTGAAGGCTACATGGATGCAATAGCTTTTCACAAAGCAGGATTTAATAATGCTGTAGCAGTTCTTGGAACAGCATTAACCGAACATCATCTACCCTTAATCCGCCGTTATGATGCAAAAGTGATTTTATGTTTTGACAATGATGAGGCAGGGTTAAAAGCTGCGACACGATCTGCATTTTTATTAAGCACAAACAAAATAGACGGTAAAGTGGCAATTTTACAAGGCGGAAAAGATCCTGCTGAGCTCGTAGCAAAAAATGAAAGCGCAAAACTCCATAATATACTCGATGAAGGAATAGAGCTTGGTGAATTTTATATCAGACGCTTAATATCCACTCATTCCATAATTTCTGCTCTTGACAAACAAAAAGCTTTAGAAACTATACAAAAATTTACCTTTAATCTTGAACCTTTAGTGGCAAATTCTTACACTAGTCTAGTTTCAAATTTATTAAAAGTGGATGAAAAATTTATTGTCTTATCACAAAATTCAAAAAAAACCATACAAACCCCTTTAATTTCTCAAAATAAATACAATTTTCCTAAAGAAAAAATTCACATTGCAGAATTAGAACTTATAGCTTTTTTAAAACAGCATCCAGATATATGTAACGATTTTAAGCAAATTAGTGATAGTGTTTGTTTTAAGCATAAGATTTTATTGGATAAAATTTTAGAAAAAAAAGGTTATGAAGATAGTGATATTAGAGAATTTGAAAATAAAAATATTCGAAAAAATTTAAACTATAGCGAATTCTTGTTAGGTATTTGCAAGGTTAATTTAGCTTTTTTAAACAATGTAAAAATTAAAAATTCTACACTCGCATTAAAAAAACAACTTTTTACGCTTATTGATAAAAATTTAAATCTTTTAATTAAAAATTTAAATACCGAAGAATTAAATAATTTTTTAAAAGAATATTTAAGCTTCTTAAAATATGAAAAAAACGAAGAAATTCTGCAACAATCATTTAGAAACTTAAATGGAATTTTTGGTAACAAAAACTTTACAGCTTATGATTTAGGATTTAGCATACAAAATAATGACGAACCTTTTTAA
- the ispA gene encoding polyprenyl synthetase family protein codes for MNLKELFIHHLEKNLPKVESFHPFFNEALALMLKAGGKHFRAQLLLSVVQSNKPELLNQALDVALALEFIHTYSLIHDDLPAMDNADFRRGIPTLHKSYDETTAILVGDALNTEAFLVLSHAHLKDEIKIKLIKTLAFNAGLNGMVIGQAIDCFFEDKRLSLNELEFLHTHKTAKLIAAALKMGCEICELNNEESNQIYKLGLKLGLIFQINDDIIDVTTSQEQSGKPTNNDIHKNSFVNLLGLEQAIKTKENLLSECEQDLEKLNEKLAQMIQNLIIQYL; via the coding sequence GTGAATTTAAAAGAACTTTTTATCCATCACTTAGAAAAAAATCTACCTAAAGTTGAAAGCTTTCATCCTTTTTTTAATGAAGCTTTAGCCCTTATGCTAAAAGCGGGAGGAAAGCATTTTCGTGCACAATTGCTTTTAAGCGTAGTACAAAGCAATAAACCTGAACTTTTAAATCAAGCTTTAGATGTGGCTTTAGCTTTGGAATTTATCCATACTTATTCACTCATACACGATGATTTACCCGCTATGGATAATGCGGATTTTAGACGAGGAATTCCAACCTTACACAAAAGCTACGATGAAACTACAGCCATCTTAGTTGGCGATGCTTTAAATACTGAAGCTTTTTTAGTTCTAAGTCATGCTCATTTAAAAGATGAAATCAAAATCAAACTCATCAAAACCCTTGCCTTTAATGCAGGACTTAATGGAATGGTTATAGGACAAGCTATTGATTGTTTTTTTGAAGACAAAAGACTGAGTTTAAATGAACTTGAGTTTTTACACACACATAAAACCGCAAAATTGATCGCTGCAGCTTTAAAAATGGGTTGTGAAATTTGCGAACTTAACAACGAAGAAAGCAATCAAATTTACAAACTTGGTTTAAAACTAGGACTGATTTTTCAAATCAATGATGATATTATCGATGTAACTACAAGTCAAGAACAAAGCGGAAAGCCTACTAATAACGATATTCATAAAAATTCTTTTGTCAATTTGCTTGGACTTGAACAAGCCATAAAAACAAAAGAAAATCTTCTTAGTGAATGCGAACAAGATTTAGAAAAACTTAATGAAAAACTCGCACAAATGATACAAAATTTAATAATTCAATACTTATAA
- a CDS encoding NifU family protein, with product MMPFSDEELINPVKASLEKSLPMLERDGGGLEFLGIKNGIVYVHLIGACKGCASSGTTLKYGLERQLKIDIHPEITIINLNGGADEFAKL from the coding sequence ATGATGCCTTTTAGTGATGAAGAGCTTATAAATCCTGTTAAAGCAAGTTTAGAAAAGAGCTTGCCTATGCTTGAACGTGATGGCGGAGGGCTTGAATTTTTAGGAATTAAAAATGGAATCGTTTATGTCCATTTAATAGGAGCTTGTAAAGGCTGTGCATCGAGTGGAACAACGCTAAAATACGGTCTTGAAAGGCAACTTAAGATCGATATTCATCCGGAAATCACTATAATCAATTTAAACGGCGGAGCAGACGAATTTGCAAAATTATAA
- the murE gene encoding UDP-N-acetylmuramoyl-L-alanyl-D-glutamate--2,6-diaminopimelate ligase: protein MKLKLENSFITDNTLECEKECFFLQTTQNAKFQAQALEKGAKIIDVNECKKLLKIDEKIQIIGITGTNGKTTTAAAIYSILLDLGYKCGLCGTRGAFINDEQIDEKSLTTSPILKTLEYLQIATQKKCDFFIMEVSSHALVQNRIEGLKFVAKIFTNITQDHLDFHGTFENYKEAKELFFTDESLKFINKDALAIKFNVRNAFTYGIENPALYQIKAYSLEEGISAIVTNKNQTFHIDSPLLGLFNLYNLLVASACVNELVKPDLKDLEKAISEFGGVCGRVEQVAKGVIVDFAHTPDGIEKVLDTLKNKKLIVVFGAGGDRDKTKRPLMGKIVEHFAKIAIITSDNPRSEEPKTIMEEILSGFAKKEKVLTIEDRKEAIKKALELKENDDLVVILGKGDETTQEIKGIKYPFSDKVVVNEILKNQG from the coding sequence GTGAAATTAAAACTTGAAAATTCATTCATTACAGATAATACCTTAGAGTGTGAAAAAGAATGCTTTTTTTTACAAACCACACAAAATGCTAAATTTCAGGCTCAAGCCTTAGAAAAAGGTGCAAAAATCATTGATGTAAATGAGTGTAAAAAACTTTTAAAAATCGATGAAAAGATTCAAATCATAGGAATCACAGGAACCAATGGCAAAACCACAACCGCAGCAGCGATTTATTCTATCTTATTGGATTTAGGTTATAAGTGTGGGCTTTGCGGAACAAGAGGAGCTTTTATCAACGATGAACAAATTGATGAAAAATCCTTAACCACCTCCCCTATTCTTAAAACCTTAGAGTATCTACAAATAGCCACTCAAAAAAAATGTGATTTTTTCATCATGGAAGTAAGCTCACACGCACTCGTTCAAAACCGCATCGAAGGCTTAAAATTTGTTGCTAAAATTTTTACCAATATCACTCAAGATCATTTAGATTTTCACGGTACTTTTGAAAATTACAAAGAAGCAAAAGAGCTTTTTTTTACAGATGAGAGCTTAAAATTTATCAACAAAGATGCTTTGGCTATTAAATTTAATGTGCGTAACGCTTTTACTTACGGCATAGAAAATCCTGCTTTATATCAAATCAAAGCTTATTCTTTAGAAGAAGGCATTAGTGCTATTGTAACAAATAAAAATCAAACTTTTCACATAGACTCGCCCTTACTAGGACTTTTTAATCTTTACAATCTTCTAGTTGCTAGTGCTTGTGTGAATGAACTCGTAAAGCCTGATTTAAAAGACTTGGAAAAAGCTATCAGTGAATTTGGCGGGGTTTGTGGTAGAGTAGAACAAGTAGCAAAAGGTGTGATCGTGGATTTTGCTCATACGCCTGATGGCATTGAAAAAGTACTTGACACTCTTAAAAATAAAAAACTCATCGTTGTTTTTGGAGCAGGTGGAGATAGAGATAAAACCAAACGCCCTTTAATGGGAAAAATCGTCGAACATTTTGCAAAAATTGCTATCATTACAAGTGATAATCCACGCAGCGAAGAACCAAAAACCATCATGGAAGAAATTTTATCAGGCTTTGCTAAAAAAGAAAAAGTTTTAACGATAGAAGATAGAAAAGAAGCCATAAAAAAAGCTTTAGAACTAAAAGAAAATGACGATTTAGTCGTTATTTTAGGCAAAGGTGATGAAACTACTCAAGAAATTAAAGGGATAAAATATCCTTTTAGTGATAAAGTAGTTGTTAATGAAATTTTAAAAAATCAAGGATAA
- a CDS encoding YbaB/EbfC family nucleoid-associated protein, which translates to MFENMDFSKMGELLNQVQEKAKNIELELANREFSAKSGAGLVKVSANGKGEIIDVSIDDSLLEDKESLQILLISAINDVLAMVAQNRSSMANDVLGGFGGMKL; encoded by the coding sequence ATGTTTGAAAATATGGATTTTTCTAAAATGGGTGAACTTTTAAATCAAGTTCAAGAAAAAGCAAAAAATATAGAACTAGAACTTGCAAATCGTGAATTTAGCGCCAAAAGTGGAGCAGGACTTGTTAAAGTAAGCGCTAATGGAAAAGGCGAGATTATCGATGTTAGCATTGATGATTCTTTACTTGAAGATAAAGAATCCTTGCAAATTTTACTTATTTCTGCAATTAATGATGTTTTGGCTATGGTTGCGCAAAATCGCTCAAGTATGGCGAATGATGTTTTAGGCGGTTTTGGAGGTATGAAATTATGA